The Streptococcus sp. 29896 genome includes a region encoding these proteins:
- the tuf gene encoding elongation factor Tu: MAKEKYDRSKPHVNIGTIGHVDHGKTTLTAAITTVLARRLPSSVNQPKDYASIDAAPEERERGITINTAHVEYETEKRHYAHIDAPGHADYVKNMITGAAQMDGAILVVASTDGPMPQTREHILLSRQVGVKHLIVFMNKVDLVDDEELLELVEMEIRDLLSEYDFPGDDLPVIQGSALKALEGDAKYEDIVMELMNTVDEYIPEPERDTDKPLLLPVEDVFSITGRGTVASGRIDRGTVRVNDEIEIVGLQEEKSKAVVTGVEMFRKQLDEGLAGDNVGVLLRGVQRDEIERGQVISKPGSINPHTKFKGEVYILTKEEGGRHTPFFDNYRPQFYFRTTDVTGSIKLPEGTEMVMPGDNVTIDVELIHPIAVEQGTTFSIREGGRTVGSGMVTEIEA, from the coding sequence ATGGCAAAAGAAAAATACGATCGTAGTAAACCCCACGTTAACATTGGTACAATTGGACACGTTGACCACGGTAAAACTACTTTGACTGCAGCTATCACAACTGTATTGGCACGTCGCTTGCCTTCATCAGTTAACCAACCTAAAGATTATGCGTCTATCGATGCTGCTCCAGAAGAGCGCGAGCGCGGTATCACTATCAACACTGCACACGTTGAGTACGAAACTGAAAAACGCCACTACGCTCACATCGACGCTCCAGGACACGCGGACTACGTTAAAAACATGATCACTGGTGCTGCCCAAATGGACGGTGCGATCCTTGTAGTAGCTTCAACTGACGGTCCAATGCCACAAACTCGTGAGCACATCCTTCTTTCACGTCAGGTTGGTGTTAAACACCTTATCGTCTTCATGAACAAAGTTGACTTGGTTGACGATGAAGAATTGCTTGAGTTGGTTGAAATGGAAATCCGTGACCTTCTTTCAGAATACGATTTCCCAGGTGATGATCTTCCAGTTATCCAAGGTTCAGCTCTTAAAGCCCTTGAAGGTGACGCTAAGTACGAAGACATCGTTATGGAATTGATGAACACTGTTGATGAGTACATTCCAGAACCAGAACGCGACACTGACAAACCATTGTTGCTTCCAGTCGAGGACGTATTCTCAATCACTGGTCGTGGTACTGTAGCTTCAGGACGTATCGACCGTGGTACTGTTCGTGTCAACGACGAAATCGAAATCGTTGGTCTTCAAGAAGAAAAATCTAAAGCAGTTGTTACTGGTGTTGAAATGTTCCGTAAACAACTTGACGAAGGTCTTGCCGGCGATAACGTTGGTGTGCTTCTTCGTGGTGTACAACGTGACGAAATCGAACGTGGTCAAGTTATCTCTAAACCAGGTTCTATCAACCCACACACTAAATTCAAAGGTGAAGTTTACATCCTTACTAAAGAAGAAGGTGGACGTCACACTCCATTCTTCGATAACTACCGTCCACAGTTCTACTTCCGTACAACTGACGTAACTGGTTCAATCAAATTGCCAGAAGGTACTGAAATGGTAATGCCTGGTGATAACGTAACTATCGACGTTGAATTGATCCACCCAATCGCCGTTGAACAAGGTACTACTTTCTCTATCCGTGAAGGTGGACGTACTGTTGGTTCAGGTATGGTTACAGAAATCGAAGCTTAA
- the tpiA gene encoding triose-phosphate isomerase, translating into MSRKPIIAGNWKMNKNPQEAQAFVEAIAGKLPAGDKIEAAIAAPAVDLNALLWFAKDSELKVAAQNCYFEDAGAYTGETSPKVLAEMGVNYVVIGHSERRDYFHETDEDINKKAHAIFRNGLTPIICCGESLETYEAGKAVEFVGAQVSAALKDLTAEQVASLVIAYEPIWAIGTGKSATKDDAQNMCKAVRDVVAADFGQEVADKVRVQYGGSVNPSNVAEYMACPDVDGALVGGASLEAESFLALLNF; encoded by the coding sequence ATGTCACGTAAACCAATCATTGCCGGTAACTGGAAAATGAATAAAAACCCTCAAGAAGCGCAAGCTTTCGTTGAGGCAATTGCAGGAAAATTGCCTGCTGGCGACAAAATTGAAGCAGCTATCGCAGCTCCAGCTGTAGATTTGAACGCTCTCTTGTGGTTCGCTAAAGATTCAGAATTGAAGGTTGCTGCTCAAAACTGCTACTTTGAAGATGCTGGTGCCTATACAGGTGAAACTTCTCCAAAAGTATTGGCTGAAATGGGTGTGAACTACGTTGTTATCGGTCATTCAGAGCGTCGTGATTACTTCCACGAAACTGACGAAGACATCAACAAAAAAGCACACGCAATCTTCCGCAACGGTTTGACTCCAATCATCTGCTGTGGTGAGTCACTTGAAACCTATGAAGCTGGTAAAGCAGTTGAATTCGTAGGTGCGCAAGTTTCTGCAGCTTTGAAAGACTTGACTGCTGAACAAGTAGCATCACTTGTTATCGCTTATGAGCCAATCTGGGCAATTGGTACTGGTAAATCAGCTACTAAAGACGACGCACAAAACATGTGTAAAGCAGTCCGTGACGTTGTTGCAGCTGACTTCGGTCAAGAAGTTGCAGACAAAGTTCGCGTTCAATATGGCGGTTCTGTAAACCCGTCAAACGTTGCTGAATACATGGCTTGTCCAGACGTTGACGGTGCGCTTGTTGGTGGTGCTTCACTTGAAGCAGAAAGCTTCTTGGCACTTTTGAACTTCTAA
- a CDS encoding polysaccharide biosynthesis protein: MSEINNQRQEKMVHGAIWITAGNIISRLLGIIYIIPWLIWMGEYKSEANALFSMGYQVYANFLSFSTIGIPTAVAKQITQYNAKGRQDISYYLVREFLKFMLVMGALSAVLMFVSSPFLAAASGEPTNLIPIMYSLVPPLFIFPAMSIIRGFFQGYHDMRPFAISMIVEQIVRVVWILSTTYAIMKMGSGNYLDAVTQSTFAAFVGMIASVIVLVIELQKSGHLQKILQKKPSSVEVNIKVLIIETLKEAVPIIILGMIIQLYQFVDQLTFINTMKQFTDLTGERLLTLYSYLVANPSKITMLIIGIANSISGVAFLLITESYIQKDFKETARLISSNLQMMFIFVTPVILGSVLLAEPLYTIFYGQSEDVAIHLFVANLLLIFLQGLYAVFGIAIQAVFQKKKGLIYFGIGFGVKLLLQIPSIYLFQVYGSLISTAIGLAVTLVLFYRCIHQAVPFDIESLKENNSSIIWISLLMGVCVWVVEFFLKGILPVTGYFSSFVHIMISGSVGGLIFIVLGLKTRQLDLLIGERAQTLRQKLHL, translated from the coding sequence ATGTCAGAAATAAATAATCAACGTCAAGAGAAGATGGTACATGGTGCCATTTGGATTACGGCAGGAAATATCATCAGTCGGTTATTAGGAATTATCTATATTATCCCTTGGCTCATTTGGATGGGAGAATACAAATCAGAAGCTAACGCCCTGTTCAGTATGGGGTATCAAGTCTATGCGAATTTCCTATCTTTTTCAACAATTGGTATCCCAACAGCGGTAGCAAAGCAGATTACACAGTATAATGCAAAGGGGAGACAGGATATTTCTTACTATCTAGTAAGAGAATTTTTAAAATTTATGCTGGTGATGGGCGCTCTTTCGGCGGTCCTCATGTTTGTTTCATCTCCATTTTTAGCGGCTGCTTCAGGTGAACCTACGAATCTTATCCCTATTATGTATAGCTTGGTTCCTCCCTTATTTATCTTTCCAGCCATGAGTATCATTCGAGGTTTTTTCCAAGGCTATCATGATATGCGTCCATTTGCAATCAGTATGATTGTAGAACAAATTGTGCGTGTTGTATGGATTCTTTCTACAACTTATGCGATTATGAAGATGGGTTCAGGAAACTATCTAGATGCTGTCACTCAATCAACCTTTGCAGCATTCGTTGGTATGATTGCGAGTGTTATTGTTTTAGTGATTGAGCTTCAAAAATCGGGGCATTTGCAGAAAATCTTACAAAAAAAGCCATCTTCTGTTGAAGTAAATATCAAAGTCTTGATTATTGAAACCTTGAAGGAAGCTGTTCCGATTATCATACTTGGGATGATTATTCAGTTGTATCAATTTGTTGACCAACTGACTTTTATCAATACCATGAAGCAGTTTACCGATCTTACGGGAGAAAGGTTGCTGACTCTTTACTCTTATCTAGTGGCAAATCCAAGCAAGATTACGATGTTGATTATTGGAATTGCTAATTCGATTAGTGGTGTTGCATTTTTATTGATTACAGAGAGTTACATTCAGAAGGATTTTAAAGAAACTGCTCGTCTCATCTCTAGCAATTTACAGATGATGTTTATCTTTGTGACTCCAGTAATTCTTGGCTCGGTTCTCTTGGCAGAACCTCTCTATACCATTTTTTATGGTCAATCAGAAGATGTAGCTATCCATCTCTTTGTTGCCAATCTTTTGTTGATTTTCCTGCAAGGACTCTACGCAGTATTTGGGATTGCCATTCAAGCAGTTTTCCAAAAGAAAAAAGGACTAATCTATTTTGGAATTGGATTCGGTGTCAAATTACTTCTACAAATTCCTAGTATCTACTTGTTCCAAGTATATGGTTCCTTGATTTCAACAGCGATTGGTCTAGCAGTCACCCTGGTATTATTTTATAGATGTATTCATCAGGCGGTTCCGTTTGATATAGAATCTCTGAAAGAAAACAACAGTAGTATTATATGGATTAGTCTCTTGATGGGCGTGTGCGTGTGGGTAGTGGAATTTTTCCTTAAAGGAATTCTTCCAGTAACAGGCTATTTTTCTAGCTTTGTACATATTATGATTTCAGGTAGTGTTGGGGGATTGATTTTCATTGTTTTGGGATTGAAAACTCGCCAGCTTGATTTATTGATTGGAGAACGTGCCCAGACTCTTAGACAGAAACTTCATCTTTAA
- a CDS encoding aminoacyltransferase — MTFTLLTENEFETFVHSQPKTSFEQSLEMAKLRQSRGYKIQFLGFKNGTGEVTVAALAYSQKLFGGTKMEIYWGPVYTATSFLTSFLRELKHYAKQQNVLELAIIPNEVYQLFDNNGEATSQKNDELMSLYQTCGYTHQGFQTGYDGSQLFWQYAKDLSHLTPENLRKSYTKKGIPLANKTASFGIKLKKLEKSELHLFKDITSATSQRRNYADKSLEYYQLFFDAFGDCAEFMLATINFVDYYSNLDKEQQKLAQKIERLKADLDVNPASVKKQNQLREFTDQFNTFTTRKEEAQELINQYGEQDTPLAASLFIYTPQEAVYLYSGSYTEFNRFYAPVALQEHVMQTAISKEIPFYNLLGITGQFDGSDGVLRFKQNFNGYIIRKMGTFLYHPFPIKYRLIQVMKKILGRR; from the coding sequence ATGACTTTTACATTATTAACCGAAAATGAATTTGAAACCTTTGTCCATTCTCAGCCAAAGACAAGTTTCGAACAGTCACTTGAAATGGCAAAATTACGACAAAGTCGCGGATACAAGATCCAGTTTCTTGGATTCAAAAATGGGACTGGAGAAGTGACCGTTGCCGCACTTGCCTATTCACAAAAACTCTTTGGCGGAACCAAGATGGAAATTTATTGGGGACCAGTCTACACTGCCACATCCTTTCTGACCAGCTTCCTAAGAGAGTTAAAACATTATGCAAAACAGCAAAATGTTTTGGAACTAGCCATTATTCCGAATGAAGTTTACCAACTATTTGATAACAACGGTGAGGCTACTAGCCAAAAAAACGATGAGCTCATGTCACTCTATCAAACATGCGGATATACTCATCAGGGTTTCCAGACAGGATATGATGGTAGCCAATTATTTTGGCAATATGCCAAAGACCTTTCTCATTTAACTCCTGAAAACTTACGAAAATCTTACACAAAAAAAGGAATCCCCTTAGCCAATAAAACAGCCAGCTTTGGTATAAAGCTAAAAAAATTAGAAAAAAGCGAACTGCACCTTTTTAAGGACATTACCTCTGCTACCTCTCAGCGTCGTAACTATGCTGATAAGAGTTTAGAATATTACCAACTCTTCTTTGATGCATTTGGAGATTGTGCCGAGTTTATGTTGGCAACAATCAATTTTGTAGATTATTACTCCAATTTGGACAAAGAGCAGCAAAAATTAGCACAGAAAATTGAACGATTAAAAGCAGATTTAGATGTTAATCCCGCCTCTGTCAAAAAACAAAACCAACTCCGAGAATTTACCGATCAATTCAATACATTTACCACACGTAAAGAGGAAGCACAAGAATTGATCAACCAATATGGGGAACAGGACACCCCTCTTGCTGCCAGTCTCTTTATATATACTCCACAAGAAGCTGTCTATCTCTACAGCGGATCTTATACTGAATTTAACCGCTTCTATGCGCCAGTCGCCTTGCAGGAACATGTGATGCAAACAGCAATTTCAAAAGAAATTCCTTTCTATAATCTCCTTGGTATCACTGGTCAGTTTGATGGTAGTGATGGTGTTTTACGCTTCAAACAAAACTTTAACGGCTATATCATCCGCAAGATGGGGACCTTCCTTTACCACCCATTCCCCATTAAATACCGTCTGATACAAGTAATGAAAAAGATACTTGGTCGTAGATAA
- a CDS encoding aminoacyltransferase, translating to MTFRTISKEEFLEHCQLATSKSFLQSPEMATLLEKRGFTVSFLGLWNPQQELVISALIYTKKMFGGIYMELNAGPVSTDDNYLPDFYKHLKEYATTNGVLELVVKPAQDYQQFDSDGQPTSPENQEEITYLTNLGYQHDGLKTGYPGGEPDWHYVKDLTGIQSENLIASFSKKGRPIMKKVHSFNMKIRPLKRDELHIFKEITSSTSERREYADKGLSYYQDFYDSFASSAEFMVATLNFQEYLQLLLQEQATIQAEMEEIFAVHGPQPDSVKPKTKLKNLNKQLDALQQRIEETNGFLQKYGPKDVVLAGSLFIYTPQEAVYLFSGSYTEFNKFYAPFLLQEHVMLEAIKRQITFYNFLGITGEFDGSDGVLRFKQNFNGYVVRKMGTFRYYPQPLKYKTIQILKKLLRRS from the coding sequence ATGACATTTAGGACTATTAGCAAAGAGGAATTTCTGGAACATTGTCAGCTGGCAACCAGTAAATCATTTTTGCAGTCACCTGAAATGGCTACTCTATTGGAGAAAAGAGGCTTTACAGTCTCCTTTCTTGGCCTTTGGAATCCTCAACAAGAGTTAGTTATCTCCGCCCTCATCTATACAAAAAAAATGTTTGGGGGCATTTACATGGAGCTAAATGCTGGTCCTGTATCAACCGACGATAACTATTTGCCTGATTTTTATAAGCATTTAAAAGAGTATGCAACCACAAACGGTGTCTTAGAGCTAGTTGTAAAACCAGCTCAAGATTATCAGCAATTTGATAGCGATGGACAGCCAACTAGTCCAGAAAATCAGGAAGAAATTACTTATTTAACCAATCTAGGCTATCAACATGACGGTCTTAAAACAGGCTATCCTGGTGGCGAACCTGACTGGCATTATGTAAAAGATTTGACTGGTATCCAGTCCGAGAACTTGATTGCTTCCTTCAGTAAAAAGGGCCGTCCAATCATGAAAAAAGTCCACAGCTTTAACATGAAAATACGCCCCCTAAAACGTGATGAACTACATATTTTCAAGGAAATTACTAGCTCCACATCTGAACGTCGTGAGTATGCTGATAAAGGGCTTTCTTATTATCAAGACTTTTATGATAGTTTTGCTTCATCTGCTGAATTTATGGTTGCTACCCTTAACTTTCAGGAATACCTACAACTTCTGCTGCAGGAACAAGCAACAATCCAGGCTGAAATGGAGGAAATCTTCGCTGTACACGGTCCTCAGCCTGATAGCGTCAAACCAAAAACTAAGCTGAAAAATCTCAATAAACAACTAGATGCTCTTCAACAACGGATTGAAGAAACCAATGGTTTCCTTCAAAAGTATGGTCCTAAGGATGTTGTTCTTGCTGGAAGTCTATTCATCTATACACCACAAGAAGCGGTTTATCTCTTCAGTGGCTCCTATACAGAATTCAATAAATTCTATGCCCCTTTTCTCCTACAAGAACATGTAATGCTTGAAGCTATCAAACGCCAGATTACCTTCTATAATTTCTTGGGTATTACGGGAGAATTTGACGGTAGCGATGGCGTGCTACGATTTAAACAGAATTTCAATGGGTACGTTGTTCGGAAAATGGGAACTTTCCGTTATTATCCACAGCCACTAAAATACAAGACGATTCAAATCCTAAAAAAATTATTGAGACGTTCATAA
- a CDS encoding aminoacyltransferase, with translation MYTYKIGISAQEHDEFAKQSSQVNLLQSSNWAAIKDSWGNERLGFYQDGSLVAVASVLIRPLPAGFSMLYIPRGPIMDYSNQDLVQFVLASLKKFGKTKRALFIKFDPALLLKQYKIGQEVEENPTTLAQLAILQKAGAEWTGRTQDMAENIQPRFQANIHREYFSDETLSKSTRQTIRTSLNKGLIVQVGSFEWLDDFASLMKKTEKRKSISLRDKAYYEKILTTYPEHSYITITQLDLDKRHNTLLTQKEKLAQEALKFTEKTKPGKRAQHREDTEKTLEELAFLEKKLAEGHHIVSLAATLSVDFGPTSDNLYAGMDEEFRRYQPAILTWYETARQAFNRGASWQNMGGIENQLDGGLFSYKSKFNPLIEEYLGEFTVPVNRFLYKLTTTAYTIRKKLRSKH, from the coding sequence ATGTACACCTATAAAATTGGCATTTCTGCCCAAGAACACGATGAATTTGCAAAACAATCGTCCCAAGTCAACCTCTTGCAAAGCAGCAACTGGGCTGCGATTAAAGACAGTTGGGGCAATGAGCGCTTGGGATTCTACCAAGATGGCAGTTTAGTGGCCGTTGCTTCTGTCCTCATCCGCCCACTACCTGCTGGCTTTAGCATGCTCTATATTCCACGTGGTCCGATTATGGACTACTCAAACCAAGACTTGGTTCAATTTGTCCTTGCTTCTCTAAAAAAATTCGGCAAAACAAAGCGAGCCCTCTTCATTAAATTTGACCCAGCCCTCCTACTCAAACAGTACAAAATTGGGCAAGAAGTTGAAGAAAACCCTACAACCCTTGCACAACTGGCCATTCTCCAAAAGGCAGGTGCTGAATGGACAGGACGAACTCAGGATATGGCAGAGAACATTCAACCCCGTTTCCAAGCCAATATCCATAGGGAATACTTTTCTGACGAAACTCTATCAAAAAGCACACGCCAAACCATTCGCACATCCTTGAATAAAGGGCTTATAGTTCAAGTTGGGAGCTTCGAATGGTTGGATGATTTTGCTTCACTCATGAAAAAAACTGAGAAACGCAAATCAATCTCTCTGAGAGATAAAGCTTATTATGAAAAAATACTGACAACCTATCCAGAACATTCCTATATAACCATTACGCAACTGGATTTAGACAAACGCCACAACACCCTCCTTACTCAAAAGGAAAAATTAGCACAGGAAGCACTCAAATTTACAGAAAAAACAAAGCCAGGTAAACGAGCCCAACATCGGGAAGATACAGAGAAGACACTAGAAGAACTTGCTTTCCTAGAAAAGAAATTAGCTGAGGGTCATCATATTGTCTCTCTTGCTGCAACACTTTCAGTTGATTTTGGTCCAACTTCTGACAATCTCTATGCTGGAATGGATGAAGAATTCCGCCGTTACCAACCTGCTATTCTGACTTGGTATGAAACAGCAAGACAGGCTTTTAATCGCGGTGCCTCATGGCAAAATATGGGAGGTATTGAAAACCAACTAGATGGTGGGCTCTTTAGTTATAAATCAAAATTCAACCCTCTCATCGAAGAATATCTGGGGGAATTTACCGTCCCAGTAAATCGCTTCCTCTACAAATTAACAACCACCGCCTATACAATCCGAAAAAAATTAAGGAGTAAACACTAA
- the yidA gene encoding sugar-phosphatase: MSIKLVAVDIDGTLLNSQHQITPDVKQAIQEAKEAGVKIVIATGRPISGVHHILEELQLNQAGDFVITFNGSLVQDAHTGEDFVKNTLSYQDYLDLVHLSNTLSLPMHASTKEGLFTANRNIGKYTVYESTLVNAPIFYRTPEEMTDKEIIKVMMVDEPERLDKALETIPAAFFDRFTIAKSAPFYLEFTPKQANKGLAIIALAQKLGLTMDQTMAIGDQENDRPMLEVVGHPVVMENGSDSVKAIAKTITKSNDEHGVAHAIREWVLN; the protein is encoded by the coding sequence ATGAGCATTAAACTCGTTGCTGTCGATATCGATGGCACTTTACTCAATAGCCAACACCAAATCACACCTGATGTCAAGCAAGCCATTCAAGAAGCAAAGGAAGCCGGCGTCAAGATTGTCATTGCAACAGGACGCCCTATTTCTGGCGTACACCATATTTTAGAAGAATTGCAGCTCAACCAAGCTGGCGACTTCGTCATTACCTTTAACGGTAGCTTAGTACAAGATGCCCATACTGGTGAGGACTTTGTTAAAAACACCCTGTCCTACCAAGACTACCTAGACCTGGTTCACCTCTCCAACACCCTCTCCCTTCCAATGCATGCCAGCACCAAAGAAGGCCTGTTCACAGCCAACCGTAATATCGGGAAGTACACGGTCTATGAGTCAACCTTGGTCAATGCACCGATTTTCTATCGGACTCCTGAAGAAATGACGGACAAGGAAATTATTAAGGTCATGATGGTGGACGAACCTGAGCGTCTCGACAAAGCTCTTGAAACCATTCCAGCAGCCTTCTTTGATCGCTTTACGATTGCCAAATCCGCGCCATTTTATCTAGAATTCACACCAAAACAAGCCAATAAAGGACTTGCTATTATAGCTCTGGCTCAAAAATTAGGCTTAACCATGGACCAAACAATGGCCATTGGTGATCAGGAAAATGACCGACCAATGTTAGAAGTTGTTGGCCATCCAGTTGTCATGGAAAACGGAAGCGATTCTGTCAAAGCAATCGCCAAAACTATCACCAAATCAAACGATGAACATGGTGTTGCACACGCCATTAGAGAGTGGGTATTAAACTAA
- a CDS encoding HD domain-containing protein: MIEKVFRDPVHNYIHVDHELIYNLINTREFQRLRRIKQLGTTSYTFHGGEHSRFSHCLGVYEIARRITQKFEDNYAHIWDAGESLLTMTAALLHDLGHGAYSHTFERLFDTDHEEMTCQIILSPDTEINALLLQISPDFPEKVASVIRHTYPNKQVVQLISSQIDVDRMDYLLRDSYFTGTNYGEFDLTRILRVICPTPQGIAFKESGMHAVEDYVLSRYQMYMQVYFHPASRSMEVLLQNLLKRAKILYPVEKQFFQLTSPRLIPFFEHQFDLEDYLGLDDGVMNSYFQSWINGPDRTLSDLAQRYINRKVFKSITFKAEQEEELDTLRHLVADVGFDPEYYSAIHHNFDLPYDIYRPNDQKKRTQIEIMRKDGSLVELSQLSPIVASLSGTVHGDSRFYFPKEMLNEAGIFSHYNQDFLSHIHNDQFIKGNDYEH; this comes from the coding sequence ATGATTGAAAAAGTTTTTCGAGATCCAGTACATAACTACATTCATGTTGATCACGAATTGATCTACAATCTGATCAACACACGCGAATTTCAACGATTACGTCGTATCAAGCAACTTGGAACAACCTCCTATACCTTCCATGGAGGAGAACATAGTCGTTTTTCTCATTGCTTGGGTGTCTATGAAATTGCTAGGAGAATAACGCAAAAATTCGAGGATAACTATGCCCATATTTGGGATGCAGGAGAGTCCCTCTTAACCATGACAGCTGCCCTCTTACATGATTTGGGGCACGGGGCTTATTCGCATACATTTGAACGATTATTTGACACCGACCATGAGGAAATGACCTGTCAAATCATCCTGTCACCTGATACGGAAATCAATGCACTCCTATTGCAGATTTCGCCAGATTTTCCAGAAAAAGTAGCAAGCGTCATCCGACATACCTACCCTAACAAACAGGTAGTCCAGCTGATTTCCAGCCAGATTGATGTCGATCGTATGGACTATCTCTTACGTGATTCCTACTTTACAGGCACCAACTATGGGGAGTTTGATTTGACTCGCATTCTCCGCGTCATCTGCCCAACTCCGCAAGGAATCGCCTTCAAGGAATCTGGTATGCACGCTGTGGAAGACTATGTCCTTAGTCGCTACCAGATGTACATGCAGGTCTATTTCCACCCAGCCAGTCGCTCGATGGAAGTGCTGCTGCAAAACCTTTTAAAACGAGCAAAAATTCTCTACCCCGTTGAAAAACAGTTTTTCCAATTAACATCTCCGCGACTTATTCCCTTTTTCGAACATCAGTTTGATTTAGAGGACTACTTGGGCTTGGATGATGGGGTTATGAACAGCTATTTCCAATCCTGGATCAATGGACCTGACCGAACACTTTCAGACCTAGCTCAACGCTATATTAATCGTAAAGTCTTTAAGTCCATTACCTTTAAGGCAGAGCAGGAAGAGGAACTCGATACTCTCCGACACCTGGTCGCAGATGTAGGATTTGATCCCGAATACTACTCGGCTATCCACCATAATTTTGACCTGCCTTACGATATTTATCGGCCAAATGACCAGAAAAAACGGACCCAGATTGAAATCATGCGAAAAGACGGTAGCCTTGTCGAGCTTTCGCAATTGTCTCCAATCGTCGCCTCACTGTCTGGCACGGTTCACGGTGACAGCCGCTTTTATTTCCCTAAGGAAATGTTGAATGAAGCAGGGATTTTTTCCCACTACAACCAAGACTTCCTCAGTCATATTCACAACGACCAATTTATCAAAGGAAACGATTATGAGCATTAA
- a CDS encoding sulfite exporter TauE/SafE family protein, giving the protein MTENMILTLIQMILIAMIVWILYLIVSYMRQHKISMTDRFWTGFGIGFLTDLLDTLGIGTFATTTSLFKATKLVEEDRRIPATMTTAHIIPILLEALLFITIVEVEMTTLVPLAISSFLGASVGARVTRNWDTKKVQRVLGVLLIVAAGIMVYRMVTNPGADLGTDVRGLTGWKLLVGIGFDFLIGMLLSMGLGNYAPELIFFSLMGISPAVALPVMMLNAAMMLSAGTKQFIQSGRVSWPGVPGIIVGGVLGVLTAAFFLSSLDINNLKILVVFIAIYTGMTLLRSSFIQHAKKEV; this is encoded by the coding sequence ATGACTGAAAATATGATTTTAACCCTCATCCAAATGATTTTGATAGCGATGATTGTTTGGATTTTGTACTTGATTGTTTCATATATGCGCCAGCATAAGATTTCGATGACGGACCGATTTTGGACAGGCTTTGGAATCGGTTTTTTGACAGACTTGCTTGATACCTTGGGGATTGGCACCTTTGCGACGACAACCAGTCTCTTTAAGGCAACCAAACTGGTAGAGGAAGATCGACGTATCCCAGCCACAATGACAACGGCCCATATCATCCCAATCTTGTTGGAAGCTCTGTTGTTCATTACCATTGTAGAGGTGGAGATGACCACCCTTGTCCCTCTTGCCATCTCTTCCTTTTTGGGAGCTTCTGTTGGTGCGCGTGTGACCCGAAACTGGGATACCAAGAAGGTTCAGCGGGTCTTGGGGGTCTTACTCATTGTTGCGGCGGGAATCATGGTTTATCGAATGGTAACGAATCCTGGTGCAGATTTGGGGACAGATGTTCGTGGATTAACAGGTTGGAAGTTGCTAGTTGGAATTGGATTTGATTTCTTAATTGGTATGTTGCTCAGCATGGGCTTGGGAAATTATGCTCCAGAATTGATTTTCTTCTCCCTAATGGGGATTAGTCCAGCAGTTGCTCTTCCGGTTATGATGTTGAATGCTGCCATGATGTTGTCTGCTGGGACCAAGCAATTCATTCAATCGGGTCGGGTTTCTTGGCCAGGTGTTCCGGGGATTATTGTCGGAGGGGTCTTGGGGGTTCTGACAGCGGCCTTTTTCCTTTCAAGCCTGGATATTAATAATTTGAAAATATTAGTGGTCTTTATTGCAATCTATACGGGTATGACCTTGCTACGTTCATCTTTTATTCAACACGCAAAGAAAGAGGTATAA
- a CDS encoding DUF1934 domain-containing protein: MQIRLLNQIQLDDQTEVVHQVFPVELTEKNGSLYLHYRNEEEEKVVLKMTRDELTMTRFSNPKSIMRFLVQQEAIVTIPTPMGIQHFVTKTDRYQFEPEAGKLALSYELRPLERDQVFARYQMEISWGD, from the coding sequence ATGCAGATCCGGTTACTGAATCAGATTCAATTGGATGACCAGACAGAGGTGGTACATCAAGTTTTTCCAGTCGAATTGACAGAAAAAAATGGCTCTCTTTATCTTCATTATCGAAATGAAGAGGAAGAAAAGGTTGTTTTGAAAATGACAAGGGATGAGCTGACCATGACGCGATTTTCAAATCCAAAATCAATCATGCGTTTTTTGGTTCAGCAAGAAGCTATCGTAACCATTCCGACGCCGATGGGAATTCAGCACTTTGTCACAAAAACAGACCGCTATCAATTTGAGCCAGAGGCTGGAAAATTGGCTTTGTCCTATGAATTGCGACCTTTAGAGAGGGATCAAGTCTTTGCCCGCTATCAGATGGAGATTTCTTGGGGAGATTAA